Below is a genomic region from Desulfobacter sp..
CTTGAATTATAAGACCGGATCGTTAAATCAATTGTGAGGTCTTCCAGGGTGGCCGAGGCCTTTGCAAAAGCGGTCATGCTTTTTATCATATGGCTTTCCTTTTATGGGCTTTCAGGTCCAGAATGTATTTTTGCCGAACCTGGCCTAGAAATTGAAAAATATCGGCAGAGGCATAATCCGGATAGGTCCAATCCAGGGTTTTAAACCCTTGTTTGGTGTACATCAGGGTCAAGTCTGCATAGATTTGATCTCCAATATAAATTCTGTGTGAATAATCCTTGCCCGTTGCCAGGATAAACCGGGACGAGAGCAGGTATCCAGGATCAATATTCACCTGGCGAAGATCGCCGTCAAGATGCTGTTTTTCAATTTCATTGGTTTTTATTTTAATGGATGCCAGCCTGTCCTGGGCAATGAGCGGCTTGAATGCAACCAGTTTTCGAAACAAAGGCGCACCCATTTCCCTATAGTAATAGTCGGTAAAATCAAAATCAAGCCATTTGGAAATTATATCGGCAGATCCCCCAACCGCTTCCAGACTCTCAAACACCCGGTCAAATAAAGATTTATCCTTCATGAACACCGATACCACAAGCTTTGCAGGATCAGCATCCTTGGGTGTGCTCACTGGCCCACCGGTTTGGCTTCTTCGACCAGCATGATGGGAATATCTTCCCTGATCTCATACACGAGGGCACAGGCATCACAGATCAGCCCGTCCTGATTTTTATTTAAATAGACGTCCCCTTTGCACTTGGGGCAGACCAGTATTTCAAGCAATTCCTTTGAAACGGCCATATTAAGACTCCTTTTATTTTCCGGTTTTTGCCGCCTGAATCGATTGTAATTTATAATAGGCCCCTTGTTGGGCCATAAGATCTTCGTGGGTGCCCTGTTCCTCAATTCTGCCTTTTTTGAGCAGGATAATTCTCGAGGCATAGTCAATGGTGGAAAGCCTGTGGGCAATGACAAAGGAGGTTCTGCCCTGCATCAGGTTTTCAAGGGCCTTTTGCACCACATTTTCCGCCTGGGAATCCAGCGCTGAGGTGGCCTCGTCAAGGATGAGTACCGGGGCGTTTTTGATCAGGGCCCTGGCAATGCAGATCCGCTGTTTTTCCCCGCCGGAAAGCCTGGATCCCAGTTCTCCGATCACCGTGTCATACCCATGGGGAAACCCTAAAATAAACTCATGGGCATAGGCGGATTTTGCAGCGGCCTCAATTTCATCGTCCGTGGCATCCATTTTTCCGTAGCGGATATTCTCTTTTACCGACTCGTTGAACAGAATCGGTTCCTGGGTCACAATGGAAATATGGCGCCGAAGGGATTCAATGGAAAGATCCCTGACATCCTGGCCCCCAATGGTCACCCGTCCCCGGGTCACATCGTAAAGCCTGGGGATAAGATTGACCAGGCTGGTCTTGCCTCCCCCGCTCATGCCCACAAGGGCCAGAACCTCTCCCGGAGCTACTTTTAAATTAATATGACTTAAGGCCTCGCCCTCGTCTTTGCCGTAGGAAAATCCCACATCCTCGAATGCCACCTCACAGGATCCCGTATCAAGTATGGCAGCACCGGGTTTCTCACGGATACTGGTCTCCTCCTCTAAAATGTCAAAGATTCTGGATGCCGCAGCCACCCCTTCCTGGATGGTATTGTTGAGCTGGGATAATTTTTTGACCGGGTCATAGAGCATCATCACGGCCGTGAGAAATGAAAAAAACACCCCCGGGGTCGAGGTGCCGTTGATCACCCGCATCCCCCCGAACCAGATGATAAAGGCGATCCCAAGTCCCCCTAAAAACTCCATCACAGGAGAGGAGAGAGCCCTGGCAGTCACTTTTTTCATCTCAAGGCGGAACAGCCGTCCTGTTTTTTTTCTGAACCTGGACTTTTCAAAATCCTGAAGGTTGAATATCTTAATGATCTTGGCCCCGGAAAAGGTCTCGTGGAGAAAAGAGGTCAGATCGGCCATGGTTTCCTGGGACCCGGTTGAAAACCGCCTGATCCTGCGGCCGAATATCAAAATGGGATAAAAGGCCAGGGGCAGCACAATAAAGGCGCCGCAGGCCAGTTGCCAGTCCCTGTAAAAAATCACCCCTAAAAAGGCAATCACGGAAAAAGAATCCCTGAAAAGATTGATTACGGCAGTGGAAACCATGCCTTTGACAATGTTCACGTCATTGGTGATCCTGGACATGAGGGCCCCGGTTTTTTCCTTGTGAATAAAGGAAATGGGCAAATCTGTGATCTTTTCATAGAGGCTGTCCCTGAAATACCGGATGATCTTTTCCCCGATATAATTCATGAGATACTCAGACCCGTAGGAGCCGGCCCCTTTGAGGAAAAATACCAAAATGGCAAG
It encodes:
- a CDS encoding DUF4416 family protein — protein: MSTPKDADPAKLVVSVFMKDKSLFDRVFESLEAVGGSADIISKWLDFDFTDYYYREMGAPLFRKLVAFKPLIAQDRLASIKIKTNEIEKQHLDGDLRQVNIDPGYLLSSRFILATGKDYSHRIYIGDQIYADLTLMYTKQGFKTLDWTYPDYASADIFQFLGQVRQKYILDLKAHKRKAI
- a CDS encoding Trm112 family protein encodes the protein MAVSKELLEILVCPKCKGDVYLNKNQDGLICDACALVYEIREDIPIMLVEEAKPVGQ
- a CDS encoding ABC transporter ATP-binding protein — encoded protein: MEPKKAVLSKSRQQKIIRQVLLYWKRLALAALCMVVVAGANGAMALLVKPVMDDIFIARNKEMLLLIPGLAILVFFLKGAGSYGSEYLMNYIGEKIIRYFRDSLYEKITDLPISFIHKEKTGALMSRITNDVNIVKGMVSTAVINLFRDSFSVIAFLGVIFYRDWQLACGAFIVLPLAFYPILIFGRRIRRFSTGSQETMADLTSFLHETFSGAKIIKIFNLQDFEKSRFRKKTGRLFRLEMKKVTARALSSPVMEFLGGLGIAFIIWFGGMRVINGTSTPGVFFSFLTAVMMLYDPVKKLSQLNNTIQEGVAAASRIFDILEEETSIREKPGAAILDTGSCEVAFEDVGFSYGKDEGEALSHINLKVAPGEVLALVGMSGGGKTSLVNLIPRLYDVTRGRVTIGGQDVRDLSIESLRRHISIVTQEPILFNESVKENIRYGKMDATDDEIEAAAKSAYAHEFILGFPHGYDTVIGELGSRLSGGEKQRICIARALIKNAPVLILDEATSALDSQAENVVQKALENLMQGRTSFVIAHRLSTIDYASRIILLKKGRIEEQGTHEDLMAQQGAYYKLQSIQAAKTGK